The following are from one region of the Segatella oris genome:
- a CDS encoding SLBB domain-containing protein yields MKRILFCVFFSVISMSCFAQMSDDQVMQFYQKEHKAGTSNGQIVTKLMQRGVQIDQIRRVRNQYQSQNQTKVDGGSAVTSNGTLRNNSGSKPQELTSGNMQLDRSSQETAEQQYVQVQRNINEHAEEVLSPGGKKVFGRDIFNNKLLSFEPNMNIATPTNYTIGAGDQVVIEIYGASQKTETLVVSPEGTVTVPGYGPIYISGMSVAEANAKIRRTLGSRYSSSQIKTSIGQTRTIIVNVMGEVKVPGTYTVSAFASVFHALYMAGGINGLGTLRNIKVFRNGRLATVVDVYDYILNGRLTGNIRLQDNDVIVVGPYDCLVDIGGSVKRPMTYEMRKNESVASVIRYAGGFAGNAYKKSVRLLRSTGREKSVYNVSEFEMNNFRVADGDVISADSILNRYDNMIEVKGAVFRPGLYQLGQEINSVRSLIKHAEGVTEDAFTDHAVLHRLKKDRTLEVIAVDVKGILDGSVADIPLQNEDVLFIPTQSERTSARTITIHGEVQFPGSYQYADNETIEDFIMQAGGLTDAASTAKVDVSRRIIDPTATTSPREIAKTFSFTLKDGFIIDGTAGFKLEPYDEVYVRRSPGYQAQRNVSVSGEVLFAGTYTLNKKNTRLSDLVRMAGGVTSEAFIRGARIERKINEDERIRMKSVMRVVNNQNGKDSVNTNLLDYADTYYVGIELDKALENPGSNSDIVLREGDKLVVPEYNGTVKISGDVMYPNTVAYEEGRNYRYYINEAGGFGTRAKHSKTFIVYQNGRVSVAGKHKVEPGCEIIVPSKPKPNGNALTNILGIGTSMASLATMFATIANLVK; encoded by the coding sequence ATGAAAAGAATTCTCTTTTGTGTGTTCTTCTCTGTCATTTCCATGAGCTGTTTCGCTCAGATGAGTGACGATCAGGTAATGCAATTCTATCAGAAAGAGCACAAGGCCGGGACTTCCAACGGGCAGATTGTGACCAAACTCATGCAGCGCGGTGTGCAGATTGACCAGATTCGACGTGTTCGGAACCAGTATCAGAGCCAGAATCAAACGAAGGTTGACGGTGGTAGTGCAGTCACTTCGAATGGTACTTTGAGAAATAACAGCGGATCGAAGCCGCAGGAATTGACTTCGGGTAATATGCAGTTGGACCGCTCTTCACAGGAAACCGCTGAACAACAATACGTGCAAGTGCAGCGAAACATCAACGAACATGCAGAAGAAGTGCTGTCTCCCGGTGGCAAAAAAGTATTTGGTCGCGACATCTTCAACAACAAACTGTTGAGCTTCGAGCCAAACATGAACATTGCAACACCGACAAATTACACCATAGGTGCAGGCGACCAAGTGGTTATTGAGATTTATGGTGCCTCTCAAAAGACCGAGACTTTGGTTGTTTCTCCAGAGGGAACGGTGACCGTTCCGGGCTATGGGCCTATCTATATCAGCGGTATGTCGGTCGCCGAAGCTAATGCGAAGATACGTCGAACGTTAGGATCACGCTATAGTAGTAGCCAGATTAAGACCTCCATTGGACAGACTCGGACTATCATTGTGAATGTGATGGGCGAGGTGAAAGTGCCTGGAACCTACACGGTCAGTGCTTTCGCAAGCGTCTTCCACGCCCTGTATATGGCCGGAGGTATTAATGGTTTAGGTACGTTGCGTAATATTAAGGTGTTCCGTAACGGTCGTTTGGCAACGGTTGTTGATGTCTATGACTACATTCTTAACGGCAGATTGACGGGTAATATCCGTCTTCAAGACAATGATGTTATCGTGGTTGGGCCTTACGATTGCTTAGTGGATATCGGCGGATCTGTAAAGCGTCCGATGACTTATGAAATGAGAAAGAACGAGAGTGTGGCTTCCGTTATCCGCTATGCTGGCGGCTTTGCAGGCAATGCTTACAAGAAGTCTGTGCGGTTGTTACGTTCAACCGGGCGTGAAAAGTCGGTGTATAATGTCAGTGAATTCGAAATGAATAACTTCCGAGTTGCTGATGGTGATGTGATTTCTGCAGACTCTATACTCAACCGTTACGATAATATGATTGAGGTTAAAGGAGCTGTATTCCGCCCAGGACTTTATCAGTTGGGGCAGGAGATAAACAGTGTTCGCTCTCTGATTAAGCATGCAGAGGGTGTCACGGAGGATGCTTTCACAGATCATGCCGTGTTACATCGTCTGAAGAAAGACCGTACTTTAGAGGTTATTGCGGTTGATGTGAAGGGAATTCTTGACGGCAGTGTGGCCGATATTCCATTGCAGAATGAAGACGTTCTCTTTATTCCAACCCAGAGTGAGCGCACTTCTGCACGCACTATTACCATTCATGGTGAGGTGCAATTCCCTGGTTCTTATCAGTATGCTGATAACGAAACGATCGAAGATTTCATTATGCAGGCGGGCGGATTGACCGATGCTGCTTCGACAGCTAAAGTCGATGTGTCGCGTCGTATCATTGATCCAACGGCAACAACTTCGCCAAGAGAGATTGCAAAAACTTTCAGTTTCACACTTAAGGATGGTTTCATTATCGATGGAACTGCAGGCTTTAAGCTGGAACCTTATGATGAAGTTTATGTGCGTCGCAGCCCTGGTTATCAGGCACAACGCAATGTCTCGGTGAGTGGCGAAGTGCTCTTTGCAGGCACATATACCTTGAATAAGAAGAATACAAGGCTGAGTGACCTTGTCAGAATGGCTGGAGGGGTGACGTCAGAAGCTTTTATTCGTGGTGCAAGAATAGAGAGGAAGATTAATGAAGACGAGCGAATTCGCATGAAATCTGTTATGCGTGTGGTGAACAATCAAAACGGGAAAGACAGCGTCAACACTAATCTTCTTGACTATGCAGACACTTATTATGTGGGTATAGAACTTGACAAGGCACTTGAAAACCCTGGTTCAAACAGTGATATTGTATTGCGTGAAGGTGATAAACTCGTCGTTCCGGAGTATAATGGAACTGTAAAGATCAGTGGAGATGTGATGTATCCGAACACGGTTGCTTATGAAGAAGGGCGTAACTACAGATATTATATCAATGAGGCCGGTGGTTTTGGCACGCGTGCAAAACACTCGAAGACATTTATTGTCTATCAAAATGGTCGGGTAAGTGTGGCAGGAAAGCATAAGGTTGAACCTGGATGCGAAATTATAGTGCCGAGTAAACCGAAGCCAAATGGCAATGCTTTGACTAATATCTTAGGCATAGGAACGAGCATGGCGTCGTTGGCAACAATGTTTGCAACCATTGCTAATCTCGTCAAATAA